The genomic stretch CAGCGGAAATGGCCTCATCACGGGTTTTCGCTATTATAACGCCCTTACCCGCGGCAAGGCCGTCAGCTTTGATTACCACCGGGAATTCCCGGGCGCTATCAGCCAGGTAGAGCCTGGCCCTGCGGGCATCATCAAATGTCTCAAATCGTCCGGTAGGTACACCATATTTCGCCATGAAATTCTTAGCAAAGACCTTGCTAGACTCAAGCCGGGCCCCATCTCTCCCTGGCCCAAAGACGGCAATTCCCCGTTCCCTGGCCTCACCTGCAAGCCCCATAGCAAGATAGGCCTCAGGCCCCACAACCATAAGATCCACTTCCCGCTCCCACGCAAACGCAACTATCGCCGGGACCCCACCAGAAGCCACGTCCCCGGCGCACTCTGCCACCGAAGTCATGCCCGGATTTCCCGGGGTAGCCAATAAATGAATATCGTCGCGACTTTGCGCAAGCTGCAGGGCCAATGCATGCTCTCTCCCGCCCCCGCCTACGACCAAAACATTCATTGCGATTACCTCCAAAACAAGAGCGTAAAGACCTTCAATATCTTTGGAATCAGATGATCGGCAACGCCGTACCCTTTACTCAGTGTCGGAAATGTCTTCTGCCAGTGAAGATCATGGCGATCTTGTGTTCTTCGCACGCCTGGATGGAATCCTCATCCCGGATAGAACCTCCGGGCTGCACGATGACCGAAATGCCCGCCTCAGCCGCTGCATCCACCGTATCTCTCATCGGCAAAAAGCCATCAGAAGCCAGCACAGCGCCCCTTGCCTCATCCCCGGCCTGCGCTATAGCGATCCTGGCTGACCCTACCCTGTTCATTTGGCCGGCTCCAACGCCCAAAGTCGCCTGGTCGCGCACAAGGACTATGGCATTGGACTTGACGTGCTTAACCACCTTCCATGCAAATACAATATCTTTCCACTGGTCTTCAGAGGGAGATAAAGAGGTCACGACCTTCCACCCTGAAGAGTCATCCCCGCCTATGACATCTGTATCCTGCACCAAGATTCCCCACGGAGTCCTCTTGTAATCCAGGCTGCGCCGCAAAGAAGCATTGCTGACTCCGGCGGCAGGAAGCGGGGATTTGATGACACGAAGATTGCGCTTCTTGGCGAGGACCTTCAAAGCCTCCTCATGAAAATCAGGGGCGACGACAACCTCAAGGAATGTTTCCGTCAGAGCCTCAGCCGTTTTTGCGTCGATCGGCACATTAAACCCGACTATGCCCCCGAAACTCGAGACGGGATCAGCGGCATAGGCGCGTCTGTAAGCATCATATGAAGACTTCTCGATAGCCGCGCCGCATGGATTCATATGCTTTACAATTACACACGCCGGTTCATCAAATTCTGCCACAAGTTCATAGCAGGCCCCGCAATCGGCGATGTTATTGAAAGAAAGTTCCTTCCCCTGGAGCTTCTCCATCGGAAGAAATGCGCTGCGATCCGGTCCCACAGGAACGTAAAAAGATGCACGCTGGTGAGGGTTCTCGCCATACCTGAGGTCCAGGTTCTTTTCCAGGAAGACGTCCAGCATCTCAGGAAGACCCCCCGCGCCTGAATCCTCCTCCGCCAACCCGGCAAAATATCGCTCTATCACTGCATCATAGCGCGCCACATGCAAAAACGCCTCATAGGCCAGGCCACGTCTGGTCTTCAATGAAAGCTCCCCATTGCCAGCCCTGAGTTCTTCGAGGACTCTTTGATACTGGCCGGGTGAAGTGACACATCCTACATCGGCGAAATTCTTGGCAGCCGCCCGTATCAAGGTAGGTCCCCCTATATCGATATTCTCAATAGCATCAGCTTCTTCAACATCAGGCTCTGAAATCACCTGCTCAAATGGGTATAAGTTGACCACCACAAGATCTATAGGCCTTATCCCTAATTCCTCCAGGGTTCTCATATGATCCGATCGCGAGCGTATGGCAAGGATGCCAGCCAAAACGCCTGGATGCAAAGTCTTGACCCTTCCATCGAGGATCTCCCTGAAATGTGTGACATCCTCCACCGGCGTCACTTGGATATTGTTATCCCGCAGCACCCTCTGGGTTCCGCCTGTAGCGACGATCTCAAAGCCTATTTCACAAAGGCCCCTCGCGAACTCTACGAGTCCGGACTTATCAGAGACACTCATGATTGCCAGCTTCTTGCCCATTCAAATCACCTCATTATCCTTACTCTCCGGCCTTCCACCCGCACCCTACCTTCGATGACCAGCTGGATCGCCTTAGAATAAATTGCATGTTCATGCTGGAGTATCCGGGCGCTCAGCGTTTCAGGCGTGTCATCCTCGAGGACCTCGCAGCATTCCTGGAGTATGATGGGCCCGGAGTCCACCCCTTCGTCCACAAAATGCACCGTGCACCCGGATACCTTTACGCCATAATTCAGAGCCTGTGCCTGCGCGTTTATTCCAGGGAAGGCAGGAAGAAGAGCCGGGTGGATGTTCAAGATGCGTTGAGGAAATCTACTCACAAATTCCTTTGAAAGAATTCGCATATAGCCCGCCAGAATCACAAGATCAACATCCCGCGCAAGAAGGGCGGACAATATGGCCTTTTCATGTTCCTCTCGAGATGGGAAATCGCGAGGCGAAATAACGATAGCCTCGACTCCCCGTTCTCTGGCCCGGTCGATGGCCGGGGCCTGCTTCTTATCGCTGATCACGATAGCTACCTGAGCTTGAAGCTCTCCCCTATCTATAGCATCCATGATGGCCACAAGGTTGGATCCCCTTCCGGACACAAGCACACCCAGGCGCGCCTTGCCGCCCTGCGCCCATGAACCTTCTCTACACAATGCTGATCCCCCGCTCTCCGGCAATGACCTCTCCAATCAAGAAAGCATCTTCCCCCATGGAACGAAGGTGCGCCATGATCACCTCGGCTTCGTCGCGCGGCACGATCAGGACCATGCCGATCCCGAGATTGAAAGTCTTTACCATTTCCTTGTCGGGAATCCTACCTATCTTCTGGATGAAAGCAAATATAGGATGTTCAGGCCATGTGCCACGCCTGATCCTGGCATGAACGCCTTCTCTGAGAGCCCGGGGGATATTCTCGATGAATCCGCCGCCGCTTATGTTGGCTATCCCATGAATCTCGTGGGAGTCCACCAGCGTGGTTATTGCCCTGGCATAAACCTTCGTCGGTTTCAAGAGCTCTTCACCCAGGGAGGAACCCAATTCCGGAATATGATCGTCAACGCTCAGCCGTCCAATATCAAAAAGGACCTTGCGTACCAGAGAAAAGCCACTGCTCTGAAGCCCGGTGGATGCGATTCCAATGATCGAATCCCCCGGCTCGACACGTGACCCGTCTATGAAGCGGTCTCTCTCCACTACGCCAACAGCGAAGCCAGCTAAATCATATTCCCCATCAGGATAAAACCCTGGCATCTCAGCAGTCTCCCCGCCTATCAAGGCGCATCCTGCTTGCCTGCAGCCCTCCGCAACCCCCGAGATGACCTCTTCAGCGACTTCCGGAACAAGACGGCCAGTCGCGAAGTAGTCGAGGAAGAAGAGCGGGGCGGCCCCATGGCAAATGATGTCATTGACGCAATAAGCCACGACATCGATCCCCACTGTATCATGTTTCCCCATCATAAATGCGATCTTGAGCTTGGTGCCCACCCCGTCGGAGCCAGAAACCAGGACGGGATTTTTGAACTTGCCCGCAGGGAAAAGGAATCCAGCGCCGAACCCTCCTACCCCTGCCAGGACCTCAGAGCCATATGTGGCCTCAGACAACCTTTTGATTCTCCGGACAGTCTCGTATCCGGCCTCGATATCTACGCCTGCAGCCTTATAATTCATTCCCTCTGCAGCGGAATCATCTCTCATAGATGAAGTCATTTCAACGCGCCTCCCTCGGTGTCAGGTAGCCTGGTGGGGTATTCCCCGGTAAGGCAGGCAAGACAGAATTCCTCTCTCGGACCCACAACGGATAGGAGGCCATCTACACTCAGATAGCTCAGCCGGTCAGCCCCGATCAGCTGCGCGATCCGGCCCGTGTCATATTGCGCTGCAATGAGTTCGCGCCGGTCCGGTGTATCGATGCCATAGAAACACGGGTATTTGATTGGCGGAGAAGCCACATACATTATGACCTCCCTGGCGCCCGCTGCGCGAAGCATGGATAGTGCCTTGGCGCTGGTAGTGCCTCTGACAATGGAATCATCGACAACAACTACCCTCTTGGATCTCACTAGATCAGCGATGGGGTTCAGTTTAATCTTGACCCCCAGCTCCCGCAGTTCCTGAGTCGGCTGGATGAAAGTCCTTCCGATGTACCTGTTGCGGGAAAGCCCTGTATCATATGAAATACCCGACTCCTCGGCAAAGCCTATGGCTGCGGATATGCCCGAATCAGGAGCCGCAATCACCATATCAGCTTCGCACGGCGATTCCTTTGCCAGGGTCTCACCTAGCTTTTTCCTGACAAGATGAACATTCTTACCACCTATGACGCTATCTGTTCTGGCGAAATATATGAATTCAAAGATGCACATGGCACGGCGAGTTGAGGGCAGAGCTTGGATGAAATTGATGTGGCCATCGCGAAAGGCGGCCATCTCTCCCGGAGCCAGTTCCTTGACATAGCTTGCTCCTACCGCATCGAGGGCGCAGGTCTCAGATGCAAAGAAATATGCATCCTGATTTTCCCCCACGACCAGCGGTCTCATTCCGAGAGGGTCTCTCAGGGAGACCACGGCTTCAGGGGAAAGAACCACCAGTGAATACGCGCCTTCGATAGCCTTCGTCGCATGAAGGACAGCCTCTTCCAGTCTGTCCATCCCTGACCGGGCTGCCAGATGGAGAAAGAATTCGCTGTCACTGGAGGATTGAAATACAACCCCTTCCCTTTCCAGCGAAGACTTGAGATACTGAGTATTCACAAGATTGCCATTGTGCGCGACAGCTATCTTCCCCAGCCGGGATGTCCCAACGATTGGCTGCGCATTTTCGATCTGGCTGTCCCCTGTTGTCGAATACCTCACATGGCCAATGGCCAGATGACCCTTGAGTTCGTCAAATTCCCTTTCCCTGAATACCTCGGAGACCAGTCCCATGCCTTTGCGATACGTAAGGATATCGCCATTCGATGACGCGATGCCGCAACTCTCCTGCCCCCGGTGCTGCAGAGCGTACAACCCGAGATAAGCATAAGATGCAGCAGGCACGTCCTGGGATTTTCCAGCTACTGCAAAGACACCACATTCTTCACGGGGTTTATCCACGTCCGTCACCGCCATTCACATCGCCATCATCATCGAACAAGCCAGGAATAGTCCCCTCCCAGGCCTCGCGCAGTTCATCCACGGATATCTTCAGGGATTTGTGAGATCCACCTGAGACGACATCGATGACGAGCGGATCATCCTCCCCTGACACTTTCCCCGCCACTCTCACAGGAACACCGGCATTTCGCGCCTGTTCCTCGAACCAACCCTGATCCGCAGGGCTCAGTGTCACAATAGCCCTAGACTGAGTTTCCCCAAAGAGGATGAAATCGGCTCTCCCTTTTTCCTCGAGGATAATCCGGGCGCCCCGATCTCCCTGAATACAGCATTCTGCGATGGCAACTGCCAGGCCACCCTCGGCACAATCGTGGGCGGATTTCACTTTCCCATCCCGGATAGCTGATCTTATCAGAGCCTGAACCTTCGCCTCAATAGACGGAATGGCTGCCGGAGGCAGGCCTCTCACTTCCCCTGTGACCATCTCGAGGTACTCACTGCCCCCGATTTCCCCGCCTTCTTCTGCCCCACTGCCTGGAGTTTCCCATGCTGAGTTTTCCCCGGCGAACGGAATTAGGCCAGACGCCATGGGTCCCACGAGAAATATGATGTCACCCTCATCTTTGAAAGCAGAGGAGGCGATACGCCTGACATCTTCGACCTCTCCAACCATGCCAACGGCTGGCGACGGGAAGACGGCGCGCTTGCCCCCGTCACATTCATTGTAAAAACTTACATTGCCGCTGACCACAGGAATTCCTAAAGATTCCGCCACATGAGCAAGTCCCCTGATGCTTTCTTGAAATTGCCAGTAGACCTCGGGGCGTTCCGGATTTCCGAAGTTGAGGCAATCAGTGATGGCGATGGGCTCCGCGCCCACCATGGAAAGATTGCGGGAGGCTTCCAGAACCGCCTGCATGGCTCCTCTCCGTGGATCCAGGAAACAATATCGCGAATTACAATCTATGGTTACCGCAACCCCGTATTCCGTCCCAGCCGCGTCGCCCGAATCCTTGATCCTGAGCACCGCCGCGTCCGCCGCGCCGGGAGATGCCACTGTATCAGTGCCAACGAGATAGTCGTATTGTTCATAAACCCATCGCTTACTGGCAATGTTTGGCCGGCCCATGAGCCTCTTGAGGGCTTCTCCGAGGTCATCGGGCGCCGGAATCTTCGAGGTGTCGAGATACTGGATCTCATCCATATATGCAGGCCTCTCCGCAGGTGGGTCATACACGGGCGGGGAAACCAGCGGGTCAACCGGAATATCAGCAACCTGCGCGCCTTTTTCCAGCAACCTCAGCCGGCCATCGGCGGTTACCTTACCAACAACCGCCGCATCCAGCCCCCATCTCTCAAAACACTCCATGATGGCCTGCACCTTTTCTTGTTCGGCGACAATAAGCATTCTCTCCTGGGATTCGGAAAGCATGATTTCATATGGAGTCATGCCTTCCTCTCTTTTTGGCACTAGATCCAGATCAATGATCATGCCAGTCCCTGACCTGCCTGCCATCTCCGAAGCCGAGCTTGTAAGCCCCGCAGCTCCCATGTCCTGAATGCCCACTATGAGGCCCCTGGCGATAACCTCGAGGCAGGCCTCGATAAGGAGTTTCCCGGTAAATGGATCTCCTATTTGCACAGAAGGGCGATCTTTCTGGCTATCCTCGCTGAGCCCGAGGGAAGCGAAAGCCGCGCCCCTGATCCCGTCCCTTCCTGTCTTTGATCCAACCACCATCACAACATTGCCTGGATCGCCTGTCACGCCTCTTGCCATACTATGCGGGTCAGGGATGACCCCGACGCACATGACATTTACCAGGGGGTTGCCCCTGAAGGATTCATTGAAGAAGACCTCACCTGCTACTGTGGGAACGCCAACGCAATTGCCATAAAAAGATATGCCCGATACCACCCCATCCATCAGGTACCGCACGATCCCGTCATCAGCCGGGCCAAATCGTAGAGAATCCAAAAAGCAGATGGGCCTTGCGCCCATTGTGAGAATGTCCCGGAGTATTCCGCCTATCCCCGTCGCAGCGCCTTGAAATGGTTCTACTGCCGATGGGTGGTTGTGGCTCTCGACCTTCAGCGCCACCCCGGTCCCATTTCCCAGCAACACAACCCCGGCATTCTCTCCAGGCCCTTGAAATACGCGTTCTGACCTCGATGGCAGTAAGCGGAGATATTTCTTGGAATGTTTATAGCCACAATGCTCAGACCACATCGCGCTGAATATGCCAAGCTCTGTCTCATTGGGCTCTCGCCCCAGGATCTCCAGAATTCTTTCATATTCAGACAAACGAAGCCCCATTTGTTTCCACAACTCTTCCCCGGCCTGTCTCAATGGATCCTACCCCCAAACTTATACGCCGCATAATGACGCCAGAGAGCGGAAAAGAACAAGCCCGGAGACGCCCCCCAGGATATCTTGCGTCGCTCTTTCTGGATGCGGCATCATGCCAAGCACGTTACCTTGTTCATTGCATATACCCGCGATATTTCCCAAAGACCCGTTTGGATTTGCACTATCACAAACCTCTCCATGGGCATCGCAATAGCGAAAGACGATCTGACCACTCTCTTCGAGTTTCTTCATCGTATCTGGGTCTGCATAGAAATTACCCTGGCCATGAGCTATCGGAAGCTCTATGACTTCACCCATCTTGTAACCACGGCTAAATGGAGTTGAATTATTCTCTACCCTCAGGTGAACCCTCTTAGAGATGAATCTCAAGCCCCTATTGGGCAGCATAGCCCCGGGCAGAAGTCCCGCTTCAAGCAGTATCTGAAATCCGTTGCATATGCCAAGCACGAGCCCGCCCTTTTTGGCGAAGCTGATCACTTCCTCTACTATCGGAGAAAACCTGGCTATGGCCCCTGCCCTAAGGTAATCTCCATAAGAAAAACCTCCTGGCAGGATCACGCAGTCGATCCCGGAGAGATCTCTGGCCTGATGCCAGAGGAAAGTTGCCTCTAGCCCCGCCAGCTTCGCCGCAAATAGGCAGTCGCGGTCACAATTTGATCCAGGAAATACTACAACACCGCATTTCACACGAACCCACCCCGATGCTTTACCAACCCAAAGTCAGGCTGGCATAATCTCGGCCTCATAGTCTTCGATTACAGGATTAGCCAGCAGGCGTTCACAGGCTTCTACCACAAGCCTTCTCGCATCGTCCTCCGTATCAGCGACAAGACGAATCTCCATAAATTTTCCATAGGACAAACCGGTGATCTCCTTGTACCCAAGCCTTCGCAATCCCGCCTCGATGGCCTTTCCCTGGGGATCAAGTATCCCCTTCTTTAGAACCACCTTTACCTTAGCGCGCCATTCCATGTGCTGATTCCACCCGCCTCATAACTTCCTGGTAGGCCAGCTCTACATTCCCCATATCACGCCTGAAGCGATCCTTGTCAAGCCGGTCGTGAGAATCAATGTCCCAGAGCCGGCAGGTATCAGGGGATATCTCGTCAGCCAGCAAGATCATATTTGATTCACCCTCAGGCGAATCATAAGGTACGCCAAATTCTAATTTGAAATCTACCAGCAGCAGTCTCGCAGCCTCAAAGAACCTCAGAAGATATTCATTGATCTTGAGGCTCAAATCCTCGAGGACCGCGATCTGCTCTAGAGTCGCAGCTTTCAAAGCCGCAAGATGATAGTTGTTTACCAGAGGATCTCCGAGGGCATCTGATTTGTAATAAGTCTCAAAAACCGGCTGACCGAGCGCCTCTCCCTCGGCAAGACCAAGCCGTTTTGCCAGACTGCCGGCAACAATGTTCCTCACTACAGCTTCTACAGGGAGTATACGAAGCCGCCTCACCAGCATATCCTGCGGTCCAAGGCGAGAGACAAAATGGGTCTTGATGCCATGGGTGGATAGAAATTCGAAAGCCTTTGCGGAGATAGCATTGCATACCTCGCCCTTACCCTGGATGGTCCCCTTCTTTTTGCCATCGAAAGCGGTCACGTCGTCCTTGAACTCAACGATGACAAGACTGGGGTCATTGGTCTCATATATAATCTTCGCTTTTCCTTCATAAATAGGTCTGATCTTTTCCATATTTCGCAGGGAAACCCCTCGAGCGCCCTCCTTCATCCCACATAATCCAAACACAACTTAAGTCCCAGTCAGCCTGAGATTCCCAGGCGCTGGAATATTCCATCGACCTTATATAGCAGGTCCTCGTACGAGAAACATTCTGCAAGCTCATCAGGCTTGAGATATGCCTGGATTTCAGGATCCGCCGATATGAGTTCTTTAAAAGGCCTGCGCGCATCCTGAGCCTCGAGCGCACAGCGCTGCACAATGGCGTACGCGTCTTCCCTGGGCAGACCCTTTTCCACGAGCTTGAGCAGCACCCTCTCCGAGTAGATGATCCCACCGCTGGCGTCAAGATTTTCAAGCATTCTGTCCTCGCGGACTACCAGATCGGTCATGATTGCCGTGAAGCGACGAAGCAT from Bacillota bacterium encodes the following:
- the purH gene encoding bifunctional phosphoribosylaminoimidazolecarboxamide formyltransferase/IMP cyclohydrolase, with the protein product MGKKLAIMSVSDKSGLVEFARGLCEIGFEIVATGGTQRVLRDNNIQVTPVEDVTHFREILDGRVKTLHPGVLAGILAIRSRSDHMRTLEELGIRPIDLVVVNLYPFEQVISEPDVEEADAIENIDIGGPTLIRAAAKNFADVGCVTSPGQYQRVLEELRAGNGELSLKTRRGLAYEAFLHVARYDAVIERYFAGLAEEDSGAGGLPEMLDVFLEKNLDLRYGENPHQRASFYVPVGPDRSAFLPMEKLQGKELSFNNIADCGACYELVAEFDEPACVIVKHMNPCGAAIEKSSYDAYRRAYAADPVSSFGGIVGFNVPIDAKTAEALTETFLEVVVAPDFHEEALKVLAKKRNLRVIKSPLPAAGVSNASLRRSLDYKRTPWGILVQDTDVIGGDDSSGWKVVTSLSPSEDQWKDIVFAWKVVKHVKSNAIVLVRDQATLGVGAGQMNRVGSARIAIAQAGDEARGAVLASDGFLPMRDTVDAAAEAGISVIVQPGGSIRDEDSIQACEEHKIAMIFTGRRHFRH
- a CDS encoding phosphoribosylglycinamide formyltransferase, giving the protein MCREGSWAQGGKARLGVLVSGRGSNLVAIMDAIDRGELQAQVAIVISDKKQAPAIDRARERGVEAIVISPRDFPSREEHEKAILSALLARDVDLVILAGYMRILSKEFVSRFPQRILNIHPALLPAFPGINAQAQALNYGVKVSGCTVHFVDEGVDSGPIILQECCEVLEDDTPETLSARILQHEHAIYSKAIQLVIEGRVRVEGRRVRIMR
- a CDS encoding phosphoribosylformylglycinamidine cyclo-ligase, yielding MNYKAAGVDIEAGYETVRRIKRLSEATYGSEVLAGVGGFGAGFLFPAGKFKNPVLVSGSDGVGTKLKIAFMMGKHDTVGIDVVAYCVNDIICHGAAPLFFLDYFATGRLVPEVAEEVISGVAEGCRQAGCALIGGETAEMPGFYPDGEYDLAGFAVGVVERDRFIDGSRVEPGDSIIGIASTGLQSSGFSLVRKVLFDIGRLSVDDHIPELGSSLGEELLKPTKVYARAITTLVDSHEIHGIANISGGGFIENIPRALREGVHARIRRGTWPEHPIFAFIQKIGRIPDKEMVKTFNLGIGMVLIVPRDEAEVIMAHLRSMGEDAFLIGEVIAGERGISIV
- a CDS encoding amidophosphoribosyltransferase; the encoded protein is MAVTDVDKPREECGVFAVAGKSQDVPAASYAYLGLYALQHRGQESCGIASSNGDILTYRKGMGLVSEVFREREFDELKGHLAIGHVRYSTTGDSQIENAQPIVGTSRLGKIAVAHNGNLVNTQYLKSSLEREGVVFQSSSDSEFFLHLAARSGMDRLEEAVLHATKAIEGAYSLVVLSPEAVVSLRDPLGMRPLVVGENQDAYFFASETCALDAVGASYVKELAPGEMAAFRDGHINFIQALPSTRRAMCIFEFIYFARTDSVIGGKNVHLVRKKLGETLAKESPCEADMVIAAPDSGISAAIGFAEESGISYDTGLSRNRYIGRTFIQPTQELRELGVKIKLNPIADLVRSKRVVVVDDSIVRGTTSAKALSMLRAAGAREVIMYVASPPIKYPCFYGIDTPDRRELIAAQYDTGRIAQLIGADRLSYLSVDGLLSVVGPREEFCLACLTGEYPTRLPDTEGGALK
- the purL gene encoding phosphoribosylformylglycinamidine synthase subunit PurL → MGLRLSEYERILEILGREPNETELGIFSAMWSEHCGYKHSKKYLRLLPSRSERVFQGPGENAGVVLLGNGTGVALKVESHNHPSAVEPFQGAATGIGGILRDILTMGARPICFLDSLRFGPADDGIVRYLMDGVVSGISFYGNCVGVPTVAGEVFFNESFRGNPLVNVMCVGVIPDPHSMARGVTGDPGNVVMVVGSKTGRDGIRGAAFASLGLSEDSQKDRPSVQIGDPFTGKLLIEACLEVIARGLIVGIQDMGAAGLTSSASEMAGRSGTGMIIDLDLVPKREEGMTPYEIMLSESQERMLIVAEQEKVQAIMECFERWGLDAAVVGKVTADGRLRLLEKGAQVADIPVDPLVSPPVYDPPAERPAYMDEIQYLDTSKIPAPDDLGEALKRLMGRPNIASKRWVYEQYDYLVGTDTVASPGAADAAVLRIKDSGDAAGTEYGVAVTIDCNSRYCFLDPRRGAMQAVLEASRNLSMVGAEPIAITDCLNFGNPERPEVYWQFQESIRGLAHVAESLGIPVVSGNVSFYNECDGGKRAVFPSPAVGMVGEVEDVRRIASSAFKDEGDIIFLVGPMASGLIPFAGENSAWETPGSGAEEGGEIGGSEYLEMVTGEVRGLPPAAIPSIEAKVQALIRSAIRDGKVKSAHDCAEGGLAVAIAECCIQGDRGARIILEEKGRADFILFGETQSRAIVTLSPADQGWFEEQARNAGVPVRVAGKVSGEDDPLVIDVVSGGSHKSLKISVDELREAWEGTIPGLFDDDGDVNGGDGRG
- the purQ gene encoding phosphoribosylformylglycinamidine synthase subunit PurQ, with protein sequence MKCGVVVFPGSNCDRDCLFAAKLAGLEATFLWHQARDLSGIDCVILPGGFSYGDYLRAGAIARFSPIVEEVISFAKKGGLVLGICNGFQILLEAGLLPGAMLPNRGLRFISKRVHLRVENNSTPFSRGYKMGEVIELPIAHGQGNFYADPDTMKKLEESGQIVFRYCDAHGEVCDSANPNGSLGNIAGICNEQGNVLGMMPHPERATQDILGGVSGLVLFRSLASLCGV
- the purS gene encoding phosphoribosylformylglycinamidine synthase subunit PurS; its protein translation is MEWRAKVKVVLKKGILDPQGKAIEAGLRRLGYKEITGLSYGKFMEIRLVADTEDDARRLVVEACERLLANPVIEDYEAEIMPA
- a CDS encoding phosphoribosylaminoimidazolesuccinocarboxamide synthase; protein product: MEKIRPIYEGKAKIIYETNDPSLVIVEFKDDVTAFDGKKKGTIQGKGEVCNAISAKAFEFLSTHGIKTHFVSRLGPQDMLVRRLRILPVEAVVRNIVAGSLAKRLGLAEGEALGQPVFETYYKSDALGDPLVNNYHLAALKAATLEQIAVLEDLSLKINEYLLRFFEAARLLLVDFKLEFGVPYDSPEGESNMILLADEISPDTCRLWDIDSHDRLDKDRFRRDMGNVELAYQEVMRRVESAHGMAR